A single Cellulomonas sp. SLBN-39 DNA region contains:
- a CDS encoding GNAT family N-acetyltransferase produces MSEADLEIRPVTVDDAGELLTLRRAAFVTEAQQYGDPHIPPLTQTFEELRADLVADGVVTLGAWSGHRLVGSIRVLVEGAKATLGRFAVAPDLQGRGVGTELLTAILPYLPDGIEEVWVFTGRDSLQNIALYNKAGYEHQHDQTAGDLTYAYLRKLLGDGEVVTPA; encoded by the coding sequence ATGAGTGAGGCCGACCTCGAGATCCGCCCGGTGACCGTCGACGACGCGGGCGAGCTGCTGACGCTGCGCCGCGCCGCGTTCGTCACCGAGGCGCAGCAGTACGGCGACCCCCACATCCCGCCGCTGACGCAGACGTTCGAGGAGCTGCGCGCGGACCTCGTGGCCGATGGGGTCGTGACGCTCGGCGCCTGGTCCGGTCACCGGCTCGTCGGCTCGATCCGCGTGCTCGTCGAGGGCGCCAAGGCCACGCTCGGCCGGTTCGCCGTCGCGCCGGACCTGCAGGGCCGCGGGGTCGGCACCGAGCTGCTGACGGCGATCCTGCCGTACCTGCCGGACGGCATCGAGGAGGTCTGGGTCTTCACGGGCCGGGACTCCCTGCAGAACATCGCGCTGTACAACAAGGCCGGCTACGAGCACCAGCACGACCAGACGGCGGGCGACCTGACCTACGCGTACCTGCGCAAGCTGCTCGGCGACGGCGAGGTCGTCACCCCGGCCTGA
- a CDS encoding DMT family transporter, whose product MENTWRWSLVAAVAPVAWGAAYYVTRHTLPADAPLWGSVLRALPAGLVLLALARRAPSGRWWWRALVLGALNMSGFFVLVYLAAQLLPTSVAATVMAVSPFTLMLVAWPLLGQRPRAASLVGAAVGLVGVVAMLVTGSVEVDPAGVAASVAAMLLSSVGFVLATRWKDDVDVLASTAWQLVAGGLLLVPVAALVEGAPPALDGRGWLGAAYVTLVATALAFVAWFAALRHLPAGAVGLVGLLNPLTGVALGLLLAGEHLTATQGAGVALVVVGVLAGQPAAARLLHRRAPAGPSPAPAGATRVSAGSVRPG is encoded by the coding sequence GTGGAAAATACCTGGCGCTGGTCGCTGGTCGCCGCGGTCGCCCCCGTCGCATGGGGCGCCGCCTACTACGTCACCCGGCACACGCTGCCCGCCGACGCCCCGCTGTGGGGGTCCGTCCTGCGCGCGCTGCCCGCCGGCCTCGTGCTCCTCGCGCTGGCCCGCCGCGCACCCTCCGGGCGCTGGTGGTGGCGCGCCCTCGTGCTCGGCGCGCTCAACATGAGCGGCTTCTTCGTGCTCGTGTACCTCGCCGCACAGCTGCTGCCCACGTCCGTCGCCGCGACCGTCATGGCCGTCTCGCCGTTCACGCTCATGCTCGTCGCCTGGCCGCTGCTCGGCCAGCGCCCCCGCGCCGCCTCGCTCGTCGGGGCGGCCGTCGGCCTCGTCGGCGTCGTGGCCATGCTCGTCACCGGGTCGGTCGAGGTGGACCCGGCCGGGGTCGCGGCCTCGGTCGCCGCGATGCTGCTGTCCTCCGTCGGGTTCGTGCTGGCGACGCGGTGGAAGGACGACGTCGACGTGCTCGCCTCCACCGCCTGGCAGCTCGTGGCCGGCGGCCTGCTGCTCGTCCCCGTCGCCGCGCTGGTCGAGGGCGCCCCGCCCGCCCTCGACGGCCGGGGCTGGCTCGGGGCCGCCTACGTCACCCTCGTCGCCACCGCGCTGGCGTTCGTCGCGTGGTTCGCCGCGCTGCGGCACCTGCCCGCCGGCGCCGTCGGGCTGGTCGGCCTGCTCAACCCGCTCACGGGAGTCGCGCTCGGGCTCCTGCTGGCCGGCGAGCACCTCACCGCGACGCAGGGCGCCGGCGTGGCCCTCGTGGTCGTCGGCGTCCTGGCGGGCCAGCCGGCAGCCGCCCGCCTCTTGCACCGGCGGGCTCCCGCAGGACCGAGCCCGGCACCGGCCGGGGCGACCCGCGTCTCCGCCGGGTCGGTCAGGCCGGGGTGA
- a CDS encoding MarR family winged helix-turn-helix transcriptional regulator: protein MAAWARERPELDVTPQGVIGRLHRVANHLTSELLAVYQEHGLTEGDFDVLATLRRTGPPYARSCGELAEHTLVTSGGVSKRVDRLERAGLVARHVSPADGRGRDVVLTTAGRIVIDQAFAAHIANEHRLLAALDPADVTALEGILRRWLARLEEPPATA from the coding sequence ATGGCGGCGTGGGCGCGCGAGCGGCCCGAGCTCGACGTCACCCCCCAGGGCGTCATCGGGCGGCTGCACCGCGTGGCCAACCACCTGACCAGCGAGCTCCTGGCCGTCTACCAGGAGCACGGCCTCACCGAGGGCGACTTCGACGTCCTCGCCACCCTGCGCCGCACCGGCCCGCCGTACGCCCGGTCGTGCGGCGAGCTCGCCGAGCACACCCTCGTCACGAGCGGCGGGGTCAGCAAGCGCGTCGACCGGCTCGAACGGGCCGGGCTCGTCGCCCGTCACGTCAGCCCCGCCGACGGTCGCGGCAGGGACGTGGTCCTCACCACCGCCGGGCGCATCGTCATCGACCAGGCCTTCGCCGCCCACATCGCCAACGAGCACCGCCTGCTCGCCGCCCTCGACCCCGCCGACGTCACCGCGCTGGAGGGCATCCTGCGCCGCTGGCTCGCCCGCCTGGAAGAGCCCCCCGCCACCGCCTGA
- the glyA gene encoding serine hydroxymethyltransferase — protein MSDNLLDQNISELDPEIAAVLDGELARQQGTLEMIASENFVPRAVLQAQGSVLTNKYAEGYPGRRYYGGCEQVDVAETIAIDRAKALFGAEHANVQPHSGATANAAVLHALINAGDKILGLDLAHGGHLTHGMRINFSGKLYDVAAYGVDPQTFRVDMDAVRAAALEQRPDVIIGGWSAYPRHLDFAAFREIADEVGAKLWVDMAHFAGLVAAGLHPSPVPHADVVSSTVHKTIGGPRSGFILSKGEYAKKIDSAVFPGQQGGPLMHVIAAKAVAFKVAASEEFVARQQRTIDGARIIADRLTAPDVAAAGVSVLTGGTDVHLVLVDLRHSTLDGQQAEDLLHSVGVTVNRNAVPFDPRPPRVTSGLRIGTPALATRGFGDAEFTEVADIIATALVEGTGADVEALRARVQKLTEAFPLYAGLQQY, from the coding sequence ATGAGCGACAACCTGCTCGACCAGAACATCTCCGAGCTCGACCCCGAGATCGCCGCCGTCCTCGACGGCGAGCTGGCCCGCCAGCAGGGCACCCTCGAGATGATCGCCTCGGAGAACTTCGTGCCGCGCGCGGTCCTGCAGGCGCAGGGCTCGGTGCTCACCAACAAGTACGCCGAGGGCTACCCGGGCCGGCGCTACTACGGCGGCTGCGAGCAGGTCGACGTCGCCGAGACCATCGCGATCGACCGGGCCAAGGCGCTGTTCGGCGCCGAGCACGCCAACGTCCAGCCGCACTCGGGCGCCACCGCCAACGCCGCGGTCCTGCACGCGCTCATCAACGCCGGCGACAAGATCCTCGGCCTCGACCTCGCGCACGGCGGCCACCTCACGCACGGCATGCGGATCAACTTCTCCGGCAAGCTCTACGACGTCGCCGCGTACGGCGTGGACCCGCAGACCTTCCGCGTCGACATGGACGCCGTGCGCGCGGCCGCGCTCGAGCAGCGGCCCGACGTGATCATCGGCGGCTGGTCCGCGTACCCGCGCCACCTCGACTTCGCCGCGTTCCGCGAGATCGCCGACGAGGTCGGCGCCAAGCTGTGGGTCGACATGGCGCACTTCGCCGGCCTCGTCGCCGCGGGCCTGCACCCCTCGCCCGTCCCGCACGCCGACGTCGTCTCCTCCACGGTGCACAAGACCATCGGCGGCCCGCGCTCCGGCTTCATCCTCAGCAAGGGCGAGTACGCCAAGAAGATCGACTCCGCGGTGTTCCCCGGCCAGCAGGGCGGCCCGCTCATGCACGTGATCGCCGCGAAGGCCGTCGCGTTCAAGGTCGCCGCGAGCGAGGAGTTCGTGGCCCGCCAGCAGCGCACCATCGACGGTGCCCGGATCATCGCCGACCGCCTGACCGCGCCCGACGTGGCCGCCGCCGGCGTCTCCGTCCTCACCGGCGGCACCGACGTGCACCTCGTGCTCGTCGACCTGCGGCACTCCACGCTCGACGGCCAGCAGGCCGAGGACCTCCTGCACTCCGTCGGCGTCACCGTCAACCGCAACGCGGTGCCGTTCGACCCGCGCCCCCCGCGCGTCACGTCCGGCCTGCGGATCGGCACGCCCGCCCTGGCCACGCGCGGCTTCGGCGACGCGGAGTTCACCGAGGTCGCCGACATCATCGCCACGGCGCTCGTCGAGGGCACCGGCGCGGACGTCGAGGCCCTGCGCGCCCGCGTGCAGAAGCTGACCGAGGCGTTCCCGCTGTACGCCGGCCTCCAGCAGTACTGA
- a CDS encoding bifunctional methylenetetrahydrofolate dehydrogenase/methenyltetrahydrofolate cyclohydrolase — translation MTAQILDGTATAAAIKSELAGRVAALAGKGVVPGLGTLLVGDDPGSRWYVAGKHKDCAEVGIASIREDLPADATQADVEAAVRRLNEDPACTGFIVQLPLPEGIDTHRVLELVDPAKDADGLHPTNLGRLVLRVNDPVTTPLPCTPRGIVELLQRHDVPLRGADVVVVGRGVTVGRSIGLLLTRREVNATVTLTHTGTDDLAEHTRNADVVIAAAGVPGIITAGMLKPGAVVVDVGVSRVEDPETGRSRVVGDVDPGVHDVAAWVSPNPGGVGPMTRAMLLQNVVETAERLAG, via the coding sequence GTGACCGCACAGATCCTGGACGGCACCGCCACGGCGGCCGCCATCAAGTCCGAGCTCGCGGGGCGGGTCGCCGCCCTCGCGGGCAAGGGCGTCGTGCCCGGCCTCGGCACGCTCCTCGTCGGCGACGACCCCGGCTCGCGCTGGTACGTGGCCGGCAAGCACAAGGACTGCGCCGAGGTCGGGATCGCCTCCATCCGGGAGGACCTGCCCGCCGACGCCACGCAGGCCGATGTCGAGGCCGCCGTGCGGCGCCTCAACGAGGACCCCGCGTGCACCGGGTTCATCGTCCAGCTGCCCCTGCCCGAGGGCATCGACACCCACCGGGTGCTCGAGCTGGTCGACCCCGCCAAGGACGCCGACGGCCTGCACCCGACCAACCTCGGCCGCCTCGTGCTGCGCGTCAACGACCCCGTCACCACGCCGCTGCCGTGCACCCCGCGCGGCATCGTCGAGCTCCTGCAGCGCCACGACGTGCCGCTGCGGGGCGCGGACGTCGTCGTCGTCGGCCGCGGCGTGACCGTGGGGCGCTCCATCGGCCTGCTGCTCACGCGGCGCGAGGTCAACGCCACCGTCACGCTCACGCACACCGGCACCGACGACCTCGCCGAGCACACCCGCAACGCCGACGTCGTCATCGCCGCCGCCGGCGTCCCCGGCATCATCACGGCCGGCATGCTCAAGCCGGGCGCCGTCGTCGTCGACGTCGGCGTCTCCCGCGTCGAGGACCCGGAGACCGGCCGCAGCCGCGTCGTCGGCGACGTCGACCCCGGGGTGCACGACGTCGCCGCGTGGGTGTCGCCCAACCCGGGCGGCGTCGGTCCCATGACCCGCGCGATGCTGCTGCAGAACGTCGTCGAGACCGCCGAGCGCCTCGCCGGCTGA
- a CDS encoding GXWXG domain-containing protein has product MSTTGADARAAWDGLVADVTGPGARVPVARVLDVVDGLPAVEPAEMLGSWRGGGLATGHPWDGLLEACGWHGKRFASAEDVDPLVFEDARGLFAVNPALVPLGLLVRHPGLGRSGAARAVARRCLRAARTRRPAARLRRVEHRGVLTATMVYDALPVQDHFRRVDDGTVVGVMDMRGMRDPFVFTLHRE; this is encoded by the coding sequence ATGTCGACGACGGGGGCCGACGCACGGGCGGCGTGGGACGGGCTCGTCGCGGACGTGACCGGACCGGGCGCGCGCGTGCCGGTCGCGCGGGTGCTGGACGTCGTCGACGGGCTGCCGGCCGTGGAGCCGGCGGAGATGCTCGGGTCGTGGCGCGGCGGCGGGCTGGCGACGGGGCACCCGTGGGACGGGCTGCTGGAGGCGTGCGGGTGGCACGGCAAGCGGTTCGCCAGCGCCGAGGACGTGGACCCGTTGGTGTTCGAGGACGCGCGGGGGCTGTTCGCGGTGAACCCGGCGCTCGTTCCGCTGGGGCTGCTGGTGCGTCACCCGGGCCTGGGGCGCAGCGGTGCCGCGCGTGCCGTCGCCCGCCGGTGCTTGCGGGCCGCGCGGACCCGGCGGCCCGCGGCGCGGCTGCGCCGGGTCGAGCACCGCGGCGTGCTGACGGCGACGATGGTCTACGACGCGCTGCCCGTGCAGGACCACTTCCGCCGGGTCGACGACGGCACGGTGGTCGGGGTCATGGACATGCGCGGGATGCGCGACCCGTTCGTGTTCACGCTGCACCGCGAGTGA
- a CDS encoding VOC family protein has protein sequence MVRSHLWFVERGHEAAQFYVDVVPRSRITRVTTAPPGVPDVPEGAPFLVELELDGHAVTFLTAGPALRLDDAFSFLLSVDGQDEVDHYWEVLAADGGRHGQCGWLTDRFGVSWQVVPRALDDIMTRPDPAGVARATAAMLTMTRLEIAPLEAAYAGR, from the coding sequence ATGGTCCGGTCGCATCTGTGGTTCGTCGAGCGCGGGCACGAGGCCGCGCAGTTCTACGTCGACGTCGTCCCGCGCTCGCGGATCACGCGCGTCACCACCGCCCCGCCCGGGGTGCCGGACGTGCCCGAGGGCGCACCGTTCCTCGTCGAGCTCGAGCTCGACGGTCACGCGGTGACGTTCCTCACGGCCGGGCCCGCGCTGCGGCTCGACGACGCGTTCTCGTTCCTGCTGTCCGTCGACGGGCAGGACGAGGTCGACCACTACTGGGAGGTCCTCGCCGCCGACGGCGGACGGCACGGGCAGTGCGGCTGGCTCACCGACCGGTTCGGTGTCTCCTGGCAGGTCGTGCCACGCGCGCTCGACGACATCATGACGCGCCCCGACCCCGCGGGCGTCGCCCGTGCCACCGCGGCGATGCTCACCATGACCAGGCTCGAGATCGCCCCGCTGGAGGCTGCGTACGCCGGACGGTGA
- a CDS encoding M15 family metallopeptidase, giving the protein MATTENGWTAIESGTDPRLSPFPWVTGRVLVGDVFTVLAYVARRFDAEVEAVDPASSWGWAYRVISGSGTLSNHASGTAIDLNAPRHPLGAEGTFTAAQQSAIRSILDATNPVVRWGGGAAYTRKDEMHFEINEGITPATVAEVAARITPTPDPEDDMTQLMLIQETGSAAIFITDLVTRRKVLNTSHLQVLQRRLDRWGIDSAVVEVADIKTYGPEILFA; this is encoded by the coding sequence ATGGCCACGACGGAGAACGGCTGGACCGCGATCGAGTCCGGCACCGACCCTCGGCTGAGCCCGTTCCCGTGGGTCACCGGCCGGGTGCTCGTCGGCGACGTGTTCACCGTGCTCGCCTACGTCGCCCGACGGTTCGACGCCGAGGTCGAGGCGGTCGACCCCGCCTCGTCCTGGGGCTGGGCATACCGCGTGATCTCGGGCAGCGGCACGCTGTCCAACCACGCGTCCGGCACCGCGATCGACCTCAACGCCCCACGGCACCCGCTGGGTGCCGAGGGGACGTTCACCGCAGCACAGCAGTCCGCGATCCGTTCGATCCTCGACGCGACCAACCCGGTCGTGCGCTGGGGCGGAGGGGCCGCGTACACCCGCAAGGACGAGATGCACTTCGAGATCAACGAGGGCATCACCCCCGCGACGGTCGCCGAGGTGGCCGCCCGCATCACACCGACACCTGACCCGGAGGACGACATGACCCAGCTGATGCTCATCCAGGAGACCGGCTCCGCCGCCATCTTCATCACCGACCTCGTCACGCGACGCAAGGTCCTCAACACGTCGCACCTGCAGGTCCTGCAGCGCCGCCTCGACCGGTGGGGCATCGACAGCGCCGTGGTCGAGGTCGCCGACATCAAGACGTACGGGCCGGAGATCCTCTTCGCCTGA
- a CDS encoding M23 family metallopeptidase — MSWTLPADGVLTSPYGPRSAPVAGGSTFHRGVDIAPRAGQQDRTVRSVGDGVVLSTASSDVRGYYVRVRHDDQSTTHYQHLAGAASVAAGQRVSTGTPVGVMGATGVATGVHLHFETFPPGAAVDGYSTNAVDPEPFMLDRGVSLEAGTAPPITEPPTDPEDDMTQLMLVREEGTPGVFITDLVSRRHVISNTHLAILQRRLDRWGIDSAIVDVADLRAYGPEIPFA; from the coding sequence ATGTCCTGGACACTCCCGGCCGACGGCGTACTCACCTCGCCGTACGGCCCTCGCAGCGCCCCGGTCGCGGGCGGCTCGACCTTCCACCGAGGCGTCGACATCGCCCCGCGGGCAGGCCAGCAGGACCGCACGGTCCGATCGGTCGGCGACGGCGTGGTGCTGTCGACCGCAAGCAGCGATGTCCGCGGGTACTACGTGCGGGTGAGGCACGACGACCAGTCCACGACGCACTACCAGCACCTGGCGGGTGCCGCTTCGGTCGCCGCCGGTCAGCGCGTCTCGACCGGTACGCCCGTCGGGGTCATGGGAGCGACGGGCGTCGCAACGGGCGTGCACCTGCACTTCGAGACCTTCCCGCCGGGGGCAGCCGTCGACGGGTACTCGACCAACGCCGTCGACCCCGAGCCCTTCATGCTCGATCGAGGCGTCAGCCTCGAGGCGGGCACGGCCCCGCCGATCACCGAACCGCCCACCGACCCGGAGGACGACATGACCCAGCTGATGCTCGTGCGCGAGGAGGGGACGCCCGGCGTCTTCATCACCGACCTCGTGTCCCGGCGCCACGTGATCAGCAACACCCACCTGGCGATCCTCCAGCGACGCCTCGACCGGTGGGGCATCGACAGCGCGATCGTCGACGTGGCGGACCTCAGGGCCTACGGCCCCGAGATCCCGTTCGCCTGA
- a CDS encoding peptidoglycan-binding domain-containing protein, whose product MSALLPRSAWTTSRPSSNGTWGDVGGIVVHHPGDGGAAIGPATRSETAARLTRYREHHLLRRGWDDIGYNLAVDQAGRAWELRGLDHVGAHCASATQPDANSRWVGVLFVVGDDEQVTTQALDAFATIRSDVLARWPSATTVVGHGQVHGAATACPGGPLRHLVATGALVRARAQAPAGSAPAAGRATTVAVDGRWGPATTRALQRRFGTPPDGVISHQWRDASNRAITSAQFDTTRLGSALVRAVQEWLGGGIRVDGLLGSSTVAAMQRRLGTPVDGTVSPVSTLVKELQRRLAAGSL is encoded by the coding sequence ATGAGCGCGCTGCTGCCGAGGTCGGCATGGACCACGAGCCGCCCGTCGTCGAACGGCACCTGGGGGGATGTCGGCGGCATCGTCGTGCACCACCCCGGTGACGGCGGAGCAGCCATCGGGCCCGCCACCCGCTCCGAGACCGCCGCGCGCCTCACCCGCTACCGCGAGCACCATCTCCTGCGCCGCGGCTGGGATGACATCGGCTACAACCTGGCGGTGGACCAGGCGGGGCGAGCCTGGGAGCTGCGCGGGCTGGACCACGTCGGCGCGCACTGCGCGTCCGCCACGCAGCCGGACGCGAACAGCCGGTGGGTCGGCGTCCTGTTCGTCGTGGGCGACGACGAGCAGGTCACCACGCAGGCCCTGGACGCCTTCGCGACGATCCGCTCGGACGTCCTGGCCCGCTGGCCGTCCGCGACGACGGTCGTCGGCCACGGCCAGGTGCACGGAGCGGCGACGGCCTGCCCGGGCGGACCCCTGAGGCACCTGGTCGCGACGGGCGCCCTCGTGCGCGCTCGCGCGCAGGCACCGGCAGGCTCCGCACCAGCGGCCGGACGTGCCACCACGGTCGCGGTCGACGGACGGTGGGGACCGGCCACCACTCGCGCGCTCCAGCGCCGGTTCGGCACCCCGCCGGACGGGGTGATCTCCCACCAGTGGCGCGACGCGTCGAACCGCGCGATCACGTCGGCCCAGTTCGACACGACCCGGCTCGGCTCGGCGCTGGTCCGGGCGGTGCAGGAGTGGCTCGGAGGCGGGATCCGTGTCGACGGCCTCCTCGGGAGCAGCACAGTCGCCGCGATGCAGCGACGCCTGGGCACGCCCGTCGACGGCACCGTCTCCCCCGTGTCGACGCTCGTGAAGGAGCTGCAACGACGCCTCGCCGCAGGATCGCTGTGA
- a CDS encoding helix-turn-helix transcriptional regulator, with translation MTRSRGPAIRLRAGALEHVKRTTGTARDEDLAVRIGVSRATFTRVKTGQLAPSPTFMAGLASLAGLTLGQLFEVPQEPVGAGR, from the coding sequence ATGACGAGAAGCAGGGGGCCGGCGATCCGCCTCAGGGCAGGAGCGCTCGAGCACGTGAAGCGCACGACGGGCACCGCTCGTGACGAGGACCTCGCCGTACGCATCGGGGTGTCGCGCGCGACCTTCACGAGGGTCAAGACCGGGCAGCTCGCGCCGTCACCGACGTTCATGGCGGGGCTGGCGAGCCTGGCCGGACTGACCCTGGGACAGCTCTTCGAGGTGCCGCAGGAGCCGGTCGGGGCGGGCAGATGA
- a CDS encoding ImmA/IrrE family metallo-endopeptidase codes for MDDLLRMADDAGIRVMWRDLGRRRGEYRHDARLITLNPRMSEVLQRSTLAHELGHAHHGDTWTDDPRLLEERERRANVYAARLLVDPVEYALAERLVGEHAGAIARELGVSRYVVDAWRAQRSGHLPAQRRTA; via the coding sequence ATGGACGACCTGCTCCGCATGGCCGACGACGCGGGGATCCGCGTCATGTGGCGCGACCTCGGGCGCCGACGCGGCGAGTACCGGCACGACGCCCGCCTCATCACCCTGAACCCCCGCATGTCCGAGGTGCTGCAGCGGTCCACGCTCGCCCACGAGCTCGGGCACGCCCACCACGGCGACACCTGGACCGACGACCCGCGGCTCCTGGAGGAGCGTGAGCGCCGCGCGAACGTCTACGCGGCGCGGCTCCTCGTGGACCCCGTCGAGTACGCGCTCGCCGAGCGGCTCGTGGGTGAGCACGCCGGTGCGATCGCGCGCGAGCTCGGGGTGTCCCGCTACGTCGTCGACGCCTGGCGGGCCCAGCGTTCGGGCCACCTGCCCGCGCAGAGACGCACCGCCTGA
- a CDS encoding exodeoxyribonuclease III, translated as MLTVATVNVNGIRAAYRRGMGEWLDLRKPDVLLLQEVRGSDEILADHLDTTTWHLAHEAAQAKGRAGVAIATRLPMSAVRIGLGTGTATDSGRWVEADVELAAEGDRPARTVTVVSAYLHSGTAGTPSMDEKYAFLDHVTARLEALAGDGRLVVVGGDLNIAHREVDIKNWKGNLKKAGFLPQERAYLDRWFDELGWHDLGRELGGPGPGPYTWWSWRGQAFDNDSGWRIDYQVATPALADLARSASVDRAATYDARFSDHAPVVVEYDL; from the coding sequence GTGCTGACCGTCGCCACCGTCAACGTCAACGGGATCCGGGCCGCCTACCGTCGAGGCATGGGGGAGTGGCTCGACCTGCGCAAGCCCGACGTCCTCCTGCTGCAGGAGGTCCGCGGCTCCGACGAGATCCTCGCCGACCACCTCGACACCACCACCTGGCACCTCGCCCACGAGGCAGCGCAGGCCAAGGGACGGGCCGGGGTCGCGATCGCGACCCGCCTGCCGATGTCCGCCGTGCGCATCGGCCTGGGCACCGGCACGGCCACCGACAGCGGACGCTGGGTCGAGGCCGACGTCGAGCTGGCGGCCGAGGGGGACCGCCCCGCGCGGACCGTCACCGTGGTCTCCGCGTACCTGCACTCCGGCACGGCAGGGACGCCGTCGATGGACGAGAAGTACGCGTTCCTCGACCACGTCACCGCGCGCCTGGAGGCGCTCGCCGGCGACGGGCGGCTCGTCGTGGTCGGCGGCGACCTGAACATCGCGCACCGCGAGGTCGACATCAAGAACTGGAAGGGCAACCTGAAGAAGGCGGGCTTCCTGCCGCAGGAGCGGGCCTATCTGGACCGGTGGTTCGACGAGCTCGGGTGGCACGACCTCGGACGCGAGCTCGGCGGCCCCGGGCCCGGGCCCTACACGTGGTGGTCGTGGCGCGGGCAGGCGTTCGACAACGACTCCGGCTGGCGGATCGACTACCAGGTCGCCACGCCCGCGCTCGCCGACCTGGCGCGGTCGGCGTCCGTGGACCGGGCGGCGACGTACGACGCGCGGTTCAGCGACCACGCCCCCGTGGTGGTCGAGTACGACCTGTGA
- a CDS encoding ABC transporter permease, with translation MSGIVGAVVEAWDELRIHKLRVLLALIGVAAAVTAITGITAAVQMLEQGFVEQSERYNGRAVTVTVDAWPMTEQAGDASALDAEFTRTLERYDITWASRDLYTSVPYRFPGGTLAVSTRAVDVPLATMQRLDVPEGRWFTEADAEAFAPRLVVNEAFLDRLGVSGLTERPTVLLGREAPVRAAVVGVVPDQWEGADPEAFVLYDQLARWYGTEGDGSWGASAPSVRLWVPEEIVDTLVPRLQSDMATAMPGWDVQAYDNRDMSSGFLDDATRWVVLGVSGFALLLGGLGLVNISLVTVKHRIREIGIRRSFGATSSRVFFGVLMESVVATTVAGLVGVVIAVAVVKNIPVDAVFGGGIQDMPPFPLTAALVGMACATGVGAIAGLLPAVVAVRVKVIDAIRY, from the coding sequence GTGAGCGGGATCGTCGGCGCGGTCGTCGAGGCCTGGGACGAGCTGCGGATCCACAAGCTGCGGGTGCTGCTCGCGCTCATCGGCGTCGCGGCCGCCGTCACCGCCATCACAGGCATCACCGCGGCCGTGCAGATGCTCGAGCAGGGCTTCGTCGAGCAGAGCGAGCGCTACAACGGGCGAGCCGTCACCGTCACGGTCGACGCGTGGCCGATGACCGAGCAGGCGGGCGACGCCTCGGCGCTCGACGCGGAGTTCACCCGCACCCTGGAGCGGTACGACATCACGTGGGCGAGCCGCGACCTGTACACCAGCGTCCCGTACCGGTTCCCCGGCGGCACCCTGGCCGTCAGCACCCGGGCGGTCGACGTGCCCCTCGCCACGATGCAGCGGCTCGACGTGCCCGAGGGCCGGTGGTTCACCGAAGCCGACGCCGAGGCCTTCGCACCGCGGCTCGTGGTCAACGAGGCGTTCCTCGACCGGCTCGGCGTGAGCGGCCTGACGGAGCGGCCGACCGTGCTGCTCGGCCGGGAGGCGCCGGTGCGCGCGGCCGTCGTCGGCGTCGTGCCCGACCAGTGGGAGGGCGCCGACCCGGAGGCCTTCGTCCTCTACGACCAGCTGGCGCGCTGGTACGGCACGGAGGGCGACGGGTCGTGGGGTGCGAGTGCCCCGTCGGTGCGCCTGTGGGTGCCCGAGGAGATCGTCGACACGCTCGTCCCCCGGCTGCAGAGCGACATGGCGACGGCGATGCCCGGCTGGGACGTCCAGGCCTACGACAACCGGGACATGTCCTCCGGGTTCCTGGACGACGCGACCCGGTGGGTCGTCCTGGGCGTGAGCGGGTTCGCGCTGCTGCTCGGCGGGCTCGGGCTGGTGAACATCTCGCTGGTGACGGTCAAGCACCGGATCCGTGAGATCGGGATCCGCCGCTCGTTCGGAGCCACGTCGTCGCGGGTGTTCTTCGGGGTGCTCATGGAGTCGGTGGTCGCGACGACCGTCGCGGGTCTCGTCGGCGTGGTCATCGCCGTGGCGGTCGTGAAGAACATCCCGGTCGACGCGGTGTTCGGCGGGGGCATCCAGGACATGCCGCCGTTCCCGCTGACCGCCGCGCTCGTCGGCATGGCGTGCGCGACAGGGGTCGGCGCGATCGCCGGGCTGCTGCCCGCGGTCGTCGCGGTGCGCGTGAAGGTGATCGACGCGATCCGCTACTGA